One Candidatus Acidulodesulfobacterium ferriphilum genomic window carries:
- a CDS encoding alpha/beta fold hydrolase: protein MKKKSLYILLFVVVIFAISFFLYKHFSISNQSPKSVKNIPANLKTATLTKYQKFKKFWRGMYKNLRKEKVLYTLKPLYNDRINKIETYDLTLTSYDGLKLKGYFAIPYGVKGKKYPGVLLLHGYGSYGTPGWAHFFARRGYGALSIDLRGHGRSRAVYNPGFPGLMTNGILHVKTFSMVKIVMDSLASLKFLEHFKGVNHKYIFVTGGSMGGGLSLIDAAIDSHVVAAAADVPFLSDIPVQMPLAKMGPYMEVKAFLKKHPGDKSKVMRSLYYVDTKHFAKWIKVPVMIGIGLKDEDCPPKGTLVVYKMIKSKKKLFVAKNSGHVVLPGWNMEVFKFFAPYLPKYDKNAVKKNIKSNKNGRKFL from the coding sequence ATGAAAAAGAAAAGCTTATATATATTACTGTTTGTAGTAGTTATTTTTGCAATTTCATTTTTTTTATATAAACACTTCTCCATATCCAATCAATCTCCAAAATCCGTTAAAAATATTCCTGCTAATCTTAAAACGGCGACGCTTACTAAATATCAAAAGTTTAAAAAGTTCTGGCGCGGCATGTATAAAAACCTTCGCAAGGAAAAGGTTCTATATACTCTGAAACCGCTTTATAACGACAGGATAAATAAAATAGAAACATACGATTTAACCTTAACCTCATATGACGGTTTAAAGTTGAAGGGTTATTTCGCCATTCCTTACGGCGTTAAAGGCAAAAAATATCCGGGGGTTTTATTACTGCACGGTTACGGTTCTTACGGAACGCCGGGCTGGGCGCACTTTTTTGCAAGAAGGGGTTACGGCGCGCTTTCTATCGATTTAAGGGGGCATGGAAGAAGCAGGGCGGTTTATAATCCCGGTTTCCCGGGGCTTATGACAAACGGAATTCTACATGTAAAAACTTTTTCGATGGTTAAGATAGTTATGGATTCATTAGCGTCGTTAAAATTCCTCGAACATTTTAAGGGTGTTAACCATAAATATATATTCGTAACGGGCGGAAGCATGGGAGGCGGGCTGTCTCTAATAGATGCCGCTATAGATAGTCATGTCGTTGCGGCGGCTGCGGATGTGCCTTTTTTGAGCGATATTCCGGTGCAGATGCCGCTCGCAAAAATGGGTCCTTATATGGAAGTTAAGGCTTTTCTAAAAAAACATCCCGGCGACAAATCTAAAGTTATGCGCTCTTTATATTACGTGGATACTAAACACTTTGCAAAATGGATAAAAGTTCCGGTAATGATAGGCATAGGACTTAAAGATGAGGACTGTCCGCCTAAAGGCACTTTGGTAGTTTATAAAATGATTAAATCGAAGAAAAAGCTTTTTGTCGCAAAAAACAGCGGTCACGTCGTGCTTCCGGGCTGGAATATGGAAGTTTTTAAATTTTTTGCTCCTTATCTGCCGAAATACGATAAAAACGCCGTTAAAAAAAATATAAAAAGCAATAAAAACGGAAGGAAATTTTTATAA
- a CDS encoding sel1 repeat family protein, with protein MKIKHSIIVAFLLLLLIFIMPSLSCGKTLNPKAENKLGNGYYSGLGGVKHSYHNAFYWYRIAAAQGNAAAESNLAYAYEHGLGVKQNYSKSVYWLKKSAAQGYAEAEDHLAYAYYAGHGVPKNYFKAFYLLKKAIAKGYIAAKYHLGMVENKLGYAYEQGQGMPKNYSKAVYWWKKATAHGNIAAQDNIGYMYYDGVLIPKKWIEANYWYKFASKQGNKTVKTELNKAYRYNYIQEDFKKAVYWWNKTAEQGDVIGQVALGYCFYKGYGVAKNYTEALELSFIARHYGFVYKNKFLNDIKHRLTASQIAEARLGAQEWVRKFKLFYRRLLNLTQKK; from the coding sequence ATGAAAATCAAACACAGCATAATTGTTGCATTTTTACTTTTGCTTTTAATATTTATAATGCCTTCTTTAAGCTGCGGCAAAACCCTCAACCCAAAAGCAGAAAATAAGCTGGGCAATGGTTATTATTCCGGTCTTGGCGGTGTAAAGCATAGCTATCATAATGCGTTCTACTGGTACAGAATAGCCGCAGCTCAGGGAAACGCAGCTGCAGAAAGCAATTTAGCTTATGCTTATGAACACGGTCTAGGGGTAAAACAAAATTATTCCAAGTCAGTTTACTGGCTTAAAAAATCTGCCGCGCAGGGATATGCCGAGGCTGAAGATCATTTAGCTTATGCCTATTATGCAGGCCACGGCGTTCCTAAAAACTATTTCAAAGCCTTCTATTTGCTTAAAAAAGCCATCGCTAAGGGATATATCGCAGCCAAATATCATTTGGGCATGGTCGAAAATAAGTTGGGCTATGCTTACGAACAAGGTCAAGGCATGCCGAAAAACTATTCTAAGGCAGTTTACTGGTGGAAAAAAGCGACCGCTCATGGAAATATCGCAGCGCAAGATAATATTGGATATATGTATTATGACGGCGTTTTAATTCCAAAAAAATGGATAGAAGCAAACTATTGGTATAAATTTGCCTCGAAACAAGGAAATAAAACTGTCAAAACAGAATTAAATAAAGCCTATCGTTATAATTATATACAAGAAGACTTTAAAAAAGCAGTTTACTGGTGGAATAAGACCGCAGAGCAGGGAGATGTAATTGGGCAGGTAGCCTTAGGCTATTGCTTTTACAAAGGGTACGGGGTTGCTAAAAATTATACTGAGGCCCTTGAATTGTCTTTTATAGCGAGACATTACGGCTTTGTCTATAAAAATAAATTTTTAAACGATATTAAGCATCGCCTGACCGCAAGCCAGATTGCCGAAGCCAGACTGGGAGCTCAAGAGTGGGTGCGAAAATTTAAATTATTCTACCGCCGTTTACTTAATTTAACACAAAAAAAATGA
- a CDS encoding c-type cytochrome: MAPGMKMPSVPKAAKKAGSKNLEAAAMKIINAQGCMGCHIINGKGGSIGPNLSKEGTKGRSIHWLEVQINTPKVHNPNTMMPNHALKPAQLETVAEYLESLK; this comes from the coding sequence ATGGCTCCCGGCATGAAAATGCCTTCAGTTCCAAAAGCTGCTAAAAAAGCCGGTTCCAAAAATTTGGAAGCAGCTGCAATGAAAATTATTAATGCTCAAGGTTGCATGGGCTGCCACATAATAAACGGCAAAGGCGGTTCAATCGGACCGAATTTATCGAAGGAAGGAACTAAAGGCCGTTCTATTCACTGGCTTGAAGTGCAAATCAACACCCCAAAGGTTCATAATCCTAATACAATGATGCCAAACCACGCTCTGAAACCGGCTCAACTTGAAACTGTGGCTGAGTATCTTGAATCGTTAAAATAA
- the hemL gene encoding glutamate-1-semialdehyde-2,1-aminomutase → MKLDKSLDAVKHAESLMPGGVNSPVRAFKSVGLSPIIVKKAKDDKIYDIDGNEYIDYVMSYGPMLLGHADERVVKSVWSAASEGFSFGATTEAEIELAGLINKHFPSIESVRLVNSGTEAVMSALRLARGFTGRSKIIKFEGCYHGHSDSMLVKAGSGALTTSVPSSAGITESLSKDTLVAVYNDISSVKELFSANKKEIAAVIIEPVAANMGVVLPKEGFLNELINLAHDNGSLIIFDEVITGFRLSNGGAQGLFGLKPDITCLGKIIGGGLPIGAFGGRKDIMKFLSPLGPVYQAGTLSGNPICVAAGIATLKAIESDDAVSKANSSANYLIDGLKNELKNFNDKITVNSISSILTIFFKGGGVLNFNDVMKSDTNRFKDFFSSVLNGGLFIAPSQYEAMFVSSKHTKSDLDKTVAIISEAIKKYFSNYKNL, encoded by the coding sequence ATGAAACTGGATAAAAGCTTAGACGCCGTAAAACATGCCGAATCGCTTATGCCCGGAGGCGTTAACAGTCCGGTCAGGGCATTTAAATCCGTCGGGTTATCGCCGATAATCGTAAAAAAGGCTAAAGACGATAAAATTTACGATATAGACGGAAACGAATATATTGATTACGTAATGTCTTACGGCCCGATGCTCCTTGGACACGCAGACGAAAGAGTAGTCAAGTCCGTCTGGTCCGCCGCGTCGGAAGGTTTCAGCTTCGGCGCTACGACGGAAGCCGAAATCGAACTTGCCGGTTTAATCAATAAGCATTTTCCTTCCATAGAGTCCGTCAGGCTCGTAAATTCCGGAACGGAAGCCGTGATGAGCGCGCTTAGGCTTGCAAGAGGTTTTACCGGAAGAAGCAAAATTATAAAATTTGAAGGATGCTATCACGGACATTCAGATTCTATGCTTGTTAAAGCAGGCTCCGGAGCGCTGACTACGTCCGTTCCTTCAAGCGCCGGCATAACGGAAAGCCTTTCAAAGGATACTTTAGTCGCTGTTTACAACGATATATCATCGGTTAAAGAACTTTTTTCCGCGAACAAAAAAGAGATAGCGGCTGTTATAATAGAACCGGTTGCGGCAAATATGGGCGTCGTTTTGCCGAAGGAAGGTTTTTTAAACGAATTAATAAATTTAGCCCACGATAACGGTTCTCTAATCATTTTCGACGAAGTTATAACGGGCTTCAGGCTTTCTAACGGCGGAGCGCAGGGGTTATTCGGTTTAAAACCCGATATTACGTGCCTCGGCAAAATAATAGGCGGCGGACTTCCAATAGGGGCTTTCGGCGGCAGAAAAGATATAATGAAATTTCTTTCCCCGCTTGGGCCTGTTTATCAGGCTGGCACTTTATCGGGTAATCCCATATGCGTAGCCGCCGGCATTGCGACTTTAAAAGCTATAGAAAGCGACGATGCCGTATCTAAGGCTAATTCTTCCGCTAATTATTTAATAGACGGTTTAAAAAACGAACTTAAAAATTTTAACGATAAAATAACCGTTAATTCTATTTCTTCGATACTGACTATATTTTTTAAGGGTGGAGGGGTTCTTAATTTTAACGACGTTATGAAATCCGATACAAACAGATTTAAAGATTTTTTCTCCTCTGTATTAAACGGAGGATTATTTATTGCTCCGTCCCAGTATGAAGCAATGTTTGTAAGTTCCAAACATACTAAATCCGACTTAGACAAAACCGTTGCTATTATTTCGGAAGCGATAAAAAAATATTTTAGCAATTATAAAAATTTATAA